One Choloepus didactylus isolate mChoDid1 chromosome 8, mChoDid1.pri, whole genome shotgun sequence DNA window includes the following coding sequences:
- the LOC119541979 gene encoding olfactory receptor 6C70-like, which yields MKNHTKQIEFILLGLIDNSQWQMVIFLFLFLNYMLSMIGNLAIIALTLLDSYLKTPMYFFLRNFSFLEISFTTACIPRFLITTITREKTISFNACVAQMFFYIFLGGTEFFLLAAMSYDRYVAICKPLHYTSIMSSRVCHQLVLSSWVTGFLVIFPPLILGLNLDFCASTTIDHFICDVSPVLQLSCSDTHLLELIAFLLALLTLIVTLSLVILSYFYIIKTILKFPSAQQKRKAFSTCSSHMIVVSITYGSCIFIYIKPSANERVTLSKGVAVLNTSVAPLLNPFIYTLRNQQVKKAFQTLFKKTFSALEK from the coding sequence atgaagaaccATACAAAGCAGATAGAGTTTATCCTACTGGGACTGATAGATAACTCTCAATGGCAGATggtaattttcttatttctatttctaaattACATGTTGAGCATGATAGGGAACTTAGCCATCATTGCCCTCACTCTGTTAGATTCTTATCTAAAGACTCCAATGTATTTCTTCCTTCGGAATTTCTCTTTCCTGGAAATCTCATTCACAACTGCTTGCATTCCCAGATTCTTAATCACCACTATAACCAGGGAAAAGACCATTTCCTTTAATGCCTGTGTAGCTCAGATGTTTTTTTACATCTTCCTGGGGGGTACAGAATTTTTCCTTCTGGCTGCTAtgtcctatgaccgctatgtcGCCATCTGCAAACCTTTGCATTATACATCCATCATGAGCAGCAGAGTTTGTCACCAGCTTGTGCTCAGCTCCTGGGTAACTGGCTTCCTGGTCATTTTCCCTCCATTGATTTTGGGTCTTAACCTGGATTTCTGTGCTTCAACTACCATTGATCATTTCATTTGTGATGTTTCTCCTGTCCTACAACTTTCTTGCTCAGACACACATTTACTAGAATTAATTGCTTTTTTGTTAGCTCTGTTGACCCTTATTGTCACATTGTCATTAGTAATCCTTTCTTACTTCTACATCATCAAGACAATTCTAAAATTCCCTTCAGctcaacaaaagagaaaagcattttcCACCTGCTCATCTCACATGATTGTTGTCTCCATTACTTACGGAAGTTGTATTTTCATCTACATAAAGCCATCAGCAAATGAAAGAGTTACTTTAAGCAAAGGAGTAGCTGTGCTCAACACTTCAGTTGCACCTTTGCTGAATCCATTCATTTATACCCTGAGGAACCAGCAAGTTAAAAAAGCCTTCCAAACTCTATTCAAAAAGACATTTTCTGCTTTAGAAAAATAA